One genomic region from Peromyscus eremicus chromosome 20, PerEre_H2_v1, whole genome shotgun sequence encodes:
- the Lrrc14 gene encoding leucine-rich repeat-containing protein 14: protein MHTLVFLSTRQVLQCQPAACQALPLLPRELFPLLFKVAFMDKKTVVLQELVHTWPFPLLSFQQLLQECVHCSRALLQERLSTESMQAVILGLTARLHTPEKEAGTQPLCRKHALRVLDMTGLLDDGVEQDPATMSMWDCTAAVARTCIAQQQGGTAEPRLSPAPVEVRVDLRVNRASYTFLREALQSSVDSPLRLCCRDLRAEDLPMRNTVALLQLLDAGCLRRIDLRFNNLGLRGLSVIIPHVARFQHLASLRLHYVHGDSRQPSVDGEDNFRYFLAQMGRFICLRELSMGSSLLSGRLDQLLSTLQSPLESLELAFCALLPEDLRFLAQSSHAAHLKKLDLSGNDLSGNQLTPFQGLLQAAAATLLHLELTECQLADAQLLATLPTLTRCASLRYLGLYGNPLSMAGLKELLRDSVVQAELRTVVHPFPVDCYEGLPWPPPASVLLEASINEEKFARVEAELHQLLLASGRAHVLWTTDIYGRLAADYFSL, encoded by the exons ATGCACACACTTGTGTTCCTCAGCACACGGCAGGTACTCCAGTGCCAGCCAGCTGCCTGCCAGGCCCTGCCCCTGCTGCCCCGAGAACTCTTCCCCCTGCTCTTCAAGGTGGCCTTCATGGACAAGAAGACGGTTGTACTGCAAGAGCTGGTGCACACATGGCCCTTCCCACTGCTCAGTTTCCAGCAGCTGCTGCAAGAGTGTGTCCATTGCAGCCGAGCCCTGCTGCAGGAGCGGCTCAGCACAGAGAGCATGCAGGCTGTGATCCTGGGCTTGACTGCCCGGCTTCACACTCCAGAAAAGGAGGCTGGCACGCAACCCCTTTGCAG GAAGCATGCACTGCGGGTACTGGACATGACTGGTCTTCTGGATGACGGTGTGGAGCAGGATCCTGCAACCATGAGCATGTGGGACTGCACAGCAGCTGTAGCCAGAACGTGTATTGCCCAGCAGCAGGGTGGGACTGCTGAGCCAAGGCTATCACCGGCCCCTGTGGAAGTTCGTGTAGACCTGCGGGTCAACCGGGCCTCCTACACATTCCTTCGTGAGGCACTCCAGAGTAGTGTGGACAGCCCACTGCGGCTCTGTTGCCGGGACCTCCGGGCTGAGGATCTGCCCATGCGCAACActgtggccctgctgcagctTCTAGATGCAGGCTGTCTACGCCGTATAGACCTGCGCTTCAATAATCTGGGCTTGCGTGGCCTGTCTGTCATTATCCCACACGTGGCCCGCTTTCAGCACCTAGCTAGCCTGAGGCTGCACTATGTGCACGGGGACTCGAGGCAGCCTTCTGTGGATGGCGAGGACAACTTTCGCTACTTTCTGGCCCAGATGGGCCGCTTTATCTGTCTTCGGGAGCTCAGCATGGgctcttctctcctttcaggCAGGCTCGATCAACTGCTCAG CACCCTGCAGAGCCCCCTGGAAAGCCTAGAGCTGGCCTTCTGTGCACTGCTGCCTGAGGACCTCCGCTTCTTGGCTCAGAGCTCCCATGCTGCCCACCTCAAGAAGCTGGATCTGAGTGGCAATGACTTGTCAGGGAACCAGCTGACACCCTTCCAGGGGCTGCTGCAGGCTGCCGCGGCCACGTTGCTGCACCTTGAGTTGACTGAGTGCCAGCTTGCTGATGCCCAGCTGTTGGCCACACTGCCCACCCTGACTCGATGTGCCAGTCTCCGCTACCTTGGTCTCTATGGCAACCCTTTGTCTATGGCAGGACTTAAAGAGCTGCTTCGGGACTCTGTGGTGCAGGCTGAGCTACGCACTGTGGTGCACCCCTTCCCTGTGGATTGTTACGAGGGCCTTCCTTGGCCACCACCTGCCTCAGTCCTTCTGGAAGCCTCCATCAATGAGGAGAAGTTTGCCCGAGTAGAAGCTGAGTTACACCAGCTGCTGTTAGCTTCAGGCCGTGCCCACGTGCTCTGGACCACAGACATCTATGGGCGCCTGGCTGCTGACTATTTCAGCCTCTGA
- the Lrrc24 gene encoding leucine-rich repeat-containing protein 24, with protein MAPGAPPLLLLLLGLLLLPLLPGLPPRATGCPAACRCYSATVECGALRLRVVPPGIPPGTQTLFLQDNSIAHLEQGALAPLAALRHLYLHNNTLRALESGAFRAQPRLLELALTGNRLRGLRGGAFVGLVQLRVLYLAGNQLAKLLDFTFLHLPRLQELHLQENSIELLEDQALAGLSSLALLDLSRNQLGTISREALQPLSSLQVLRLTENPWRCDCALHWLGSWIKEGGRRLLSSRDKKITCAEPPRLALQSLLEVSGGSLICIPPSVNVEPPELTANLGEDLQVACQASGYPQPLVVWRKVPQPRDGKPQAQAQLEGGTSGLGGHATRDTGSGMLFLTNITLAHAGKYECEAANAGGKARVPFHLLVNASRQQSQQPPAPQAPAARPVGHEPRHETGSMAFRALGLATQTAIAAAIALLALTALLLAAMICRRRRRRKKVPAPPGEGTLFVNDYSDGPCTFAQLEEFRDERGHEMFVIDRSKPLFAEVPPEEPPEQNPPEGLVSGLRLPPRVAYEIHC; from the exons ATGGCCCCAGGGGCTCCCCCGCTGCTGCTGCTACTTCTGGGGTTGCTGTTGCTGCCGCTGCTGCCCGGACTCCCGCCCCGCGCCACTGGCTGTCCCGCCGCCTGCCGCTGCTACAGCGCCACAGTGGAGTGCGGCGCCCTACGCTTGCGTGTCGTACCACCCGGAATCCCCCCCGGGACGCAG ACGCTGTTCCTGCAAGACAACAGCATCGCGCACCTGGAGCAAGGCGCCCTGGCGCCTCTCGCTGCCCTACGCCACCTCTACCTGCACAACAATACCCTCCGGGCGCTGGAGTCCGGGGCCTTCCGCGCACAGCCACGCCTGCTGGAACTGGCGCTCACCGGCAACCGGCTTCGCGGCTTGCGCGGCGGTGCGTTTGTGGGCTTGGTCCAGCTACGCGTGCTTTACCTGGCTGGGAACCAGCTGGCGAAGCTGCTGGATTTCACCTTCTTGCACCTGCCG CGACTGCAGGAGCTGCATCTTCAAGAAAACAGCATTGAATTACTGGAGGACCAGGCCTTGGCTGGGCTTTCCTCCTTGGCCCTGCTGGACCTCAGCAGGAACCAACTGGGCACCATCAGCAGAGAGGCCCTGCAGCCTCTGAGCAGCCTACAAGTCCTGCGCCTCACAG agaacccATGGCGTTGTGATTGTGCCCTTCACTGGCTGGGCTCTTGGATCAAAGAGGGGGGCCGCCGGCTGCTGAGCTCCAGAGACAAGAAGATCACATGTGCAGAGCCCCCTCGCCTGGCGCTACAGAGTCTACTGGAAGTATCCGGTGGTAGCCTCATCTGCATTCCTCCCTCTGTGAACGTGGAGCCCCCAGAGCTCACAGCTAACCTGGGGGAAGACCTGCAGGTAGCCTGTCAGGCATCGGGATACCCACAGCCCCTGGTGGTCTGGAGAAAGGTGCCCCAGCCTCGCGATGGCAAACCCCAAGCCCAAGCCCAGCTGGAAGGTGGGACATCAGGTCTGGGTGGGCATGCGACCCGGGACACCGGCAGCGGCATGCTCTTCCTCACCAACATCACACTGGCTCACGCCGGCAAGTACGAATGCGAGGCCGCCAATGCTGGTGGCAAAGCGCGTGTGCCCTTTCATCTCCTGGTCAACGCGTCCCGGCAGCAGTCACAGCAGCCGCCCGCCCCGCAGGCCCCGGCTGCACGCCCCGTGGGACACGAGCCCCGGCACGAGACGGGCAGCATGGCCTTCCGTGCCCTGGGCCTAGCAACGCAGACGGCGATCGCAGCGGCCATCGCGCTGCTGGCGCTCACCGCGCTGCTGTTGGCTGCTATGATCTGCCGGCGCCGACGCCGGCGGAAAAAGGTGCCTGCGCCGCCGGGGGAAGGCACACTATTCGTCAACGACTATTCAGACGGGCCTTGCACCTTTGCGCAGCTCGAGGAATTCCGGGATGAACGTGGACACGAGATGTTCGTCATCGACCGTTCCAAGCCCCTCTTCGCAGAGGTACCGCCTGAGGAGCCGCCCGAACAAAACCCTCCCGAAGGGCTCGTGTCTGGGCTACGCCTCCCTCCACGTGTCGCCTATGAGATCCATTGCTAA